TGCTTAGAGGATACAGTCCAATGCCGTTTCAGATGCTCACTCTACTAACGAATCGTTTAACCCATTTAGTTCATGCGTCCTGAAGAATTAAAAGCAAAAGCCCAGCAGGTACATCAACTGATGACCCACGACGTATATATCATCGCTGGCGTCGAGGCCGTCCGGCAAACCCACCAGGCATTCGAGGAGGAAGGTTTTACCGATAAAACGTTTGTTCCCTGGCCAGACATCAGCCAGAAGCGAAAGGATCAGAAGCGAAAAGCCAATGGCGACCTGGCTAAGATTCTTCACGATACCGGAAACCTGGAAGATTCCATCGACTACGAAGCCCAACCCGCCTTGCATCAGGTCGTCATTGGCACTGACGTGCCCTATGCCGCCAGACACAACGAAGGGCTTTCGGGTATGCCAGAACGGGAATTTTTGGGCGAATCCGAGCAGATGCACGAACGAATCGTCCGAAAGCTCGACCGGGAATTTGACCGAATCTTTGGGCACTAAACGGCCCGTTTAAAGGAAGCTTAAACCACACTTACATTTATGCTACACGCCTATTATGCGCTAGGAACCGCCGTCAGCAAACAGGTCCGCGCTATTCGCTGGATCGACATCGATAAAGGCCAGCTCGACAAGCCGGAGCAGTACAATTCCATCATTGTACCCGGTGTGCTGATTGGTCAGGTCGATGTCCCCTGGGAACAGTTAGCCGGAAACAATCAAGTTGGCGACGGACTCTTTACCGTCAAAACCATCTTTCGGCTTCCCGCCCAAACCAGCCTGACCGATCCGACCTTCAGTAAAAACCTCAGTGCGCTTCAACTGGCCGACGAGGTGGGCGATGCCATTTTAGGGGTACCTGGCGTAACCCGGCGTACCCGCACCCGGCAGTATGCCGTCGATACCTTTTATGTCGTAGAGGAAACCTATTTAGGTCGATTCACATCCGGCCCGTCCTACACCGAAAAACAAGTAACAGTTGACATCAATCCCACCCTTTTTAAACCCAACCAACCATGAAAAAAGAACGCTTTTTATTGATCCTTGCCAACTGTCTGCTCTTTGCCGTAGCCTGCTTTTTTCTGACAAGCTGCCTAACCTACCAGAAAGCCCTACGCAAATTCGGCCACCTGGCCAAAGATTCCGCGACGGTAGTCGTTACCGACACCCTGATTACTAAGAAAGACTCCGTGGTGTTGCGCCTGAAGACCGATACCACGACCGTGCATCAGGTTATCCAGGAAGGCAGGGCCAGGATCATCTACGACCGCACCCACACCATTACCCAGGTCAAAGCCGAATGCCTGCCCGATACCATCATCCGGGAGATACAGGCCAATTGCCCACCCGTGGCCAGTTTTGGTATTGCGCCCTGGTACCGCCTGGGCTTCTGGATTGCCATCGGTGTACTGGCCGTCTGTGTACTCATTTTTTTACTGTCTTACATTTTTAAACTATCCATTTCCAAACGATGAATTTCAACCTCGACACGGGCGCTCAACTCGACCTGAGCGCCAAAAAAGGACGCACGTTCCAACTGGACATCGATCTACACAGGCCGCTATCGGGCTACACCTTCCGAATGCAGGTCAAAAACGAATCGGATGCCGTCAAGCTCGATTTCACAATGGGCGATGGCATCACGATTGCCGATACCAAAATCCTGCTCGACAAGTCGGACGAGGATATGGACATCGACACGGGTACCTACCAATATGACCTGATCGAGGAGATTTCCGGCACGGTCAACACAATCCTATACGGCACCCTGCTCATCGAGCCGAGCGTCACCGAGGCTACCGAGGCTTAACCCAACGCATCACCACACCTTTATAATTATGAACGAGATCAGCATCACAGCCCGTCCGAACACCATTTCGATGACCGCCCCGGCTGGCGGATCAGCCGAGATTCGGGCGCTCATCACCCAGGTACGACAGGATATGCAGAACTACCAAAAGCAGATTCCGACCGTGGCCACCTTTGCCGACTTACCCGCCGATGTCGGGCCAACGTTCCAGATTTATGGCGTTGCCTCCGACATTACCAATGCCAATCGTCCCACCATTTATTTCCTTATAAACACGACTAAATTATGGTTACCCTTGCAAAGCGTTTAACCCTATTTTTGTTTCTACTTCTGCCTTTCCTGGCTAGTGGACAACGTAAACTCGACTCCTCATTAGTCGATCTATCGGGCATTCGCGCCCTGATCAATACCAAGGCGCTCAGTGTTTCGACGGCGCTTTCAACTCGACTGGATAACCTATCCGCGCTGGTCGGCACCAATAGCACGGAGATTGCCAGCCTGAGCAGTACCGCCGACACGCACACGGGCCAAATCAGTAGCTTAAGCGGCACCGTCAGCACCCAGGCTACCCAGATCGGCAGCCTCAACACATCGGTGACAGGTTTAAGCTCAGCCACAGGTGCGTTAAGCAATAGCCTGGCCACTACCAACGACAACGTAGCCAGTCTGAGCGGCACCGTCAGCACCCAGGCCACCCAGATCGGAAGCCTGAACACGTCGGTGACAGGTTTAGCGTCCGCAACAGCCACACTAACCAGCAACCTGGCAACTACCAACACCAACCTGGCCAGCTTAAGCGGCACCGTAGGTACACACACGGCCCAGATCAGCAGCCTGAGCACCGTAACGGCGGGTAAGCTTTCGGCCAGCAGCAACCTGTCGGACGTAGCCAATGCCGCAACCGCCCGGAGCAATCTTGGAGCAGCGGCCAGTACCCACACGCACCCGCTTTCGGACTTATCTCAATCAGGAGCGACCACGGGCCAGGGGGTTTTCTGGAACGGTACCGGATGGGCACCGGGAACCATTTCATCGGGCAGTAGCTCCTATACCGCTCTAACGGATCGGCCAACCCTGGGCACGATGGCTAGTCAGAATCTAACGGGCGTAGCCTCACTAACGGGCGCTTCGGCTACGTACACAGGGAGCCTAACAGTCGCTGGAACGGGGAGCTTTTCGACGATTAGCGCGGTGACGGGAGCGTTAACGAGTAGCATGACGATTGGGGGGAATTTGGTAGTGGGTTCTGTTGGCAGTGCAGCCGTTTCAACCACTACACCTATTCAAATTAACCTAGGCTCTACTGTAAGTTCTGTTGCAGGTTCTTCTCCAAAATTTGTAATCTACGAAACCAGTGCGGCAGGGAAGTATGGGATTAGTGTAAGTCAAAGTGGAAACCAGGAATACATTATTCCTAGTGGACAGAATTATAACCATAATTTTTATACGAATGGTGCATTAGTCGCTTCTCTTGGGTCGTCTGGAATTAATATTTCCGCTTCTTCTCCTAAACTACAACTCAGCGGCACCAACTGGCTCTACGGTCCCACCGCCGGCAGCACGTTCGTAGGTGCGGGTGGCAATACAACCCTGACAGGTACGAACAATACGGGTCTGGGCAATGGTGCAGGTGTGGCACTGACGACAGGCAGTGGTAATCTGTTTCTGGGCTATCAGGCAGGGGCATCGACAACGACAGGGAGCAACAATATCTATTTAGGAAATGTGAATCCCTCATATCAGGAAAGCAATATTCTCAGAATACCTAGTAGTGCATCGGTGGTAATTGGCTCCTCAGCTTCGGCAGTGGCGGGGTACACGTTGCAGATAACGGGGAACAGCTATTTTACGGGAAACTTAAGCGTTTCGGGTAGCCTGGCACCTAACGTACTAAACGTCTGGGATCAGATTCGCTGGCTATCCGGGTCAGGGATGAAATTTCAGAATAATGGAGGGAGCGAAGTAGCTCGGTTTACCAGCGCCAACAACTTCCTGATGGGCACGACTACAGACGTTGCCTCCTCGATTGCCACGTTTAACTCTACCACGCAGGGTATACTCATTCCCCGCATGACCACGACCCAGCGCAATGCTATCGCATCGCCAGCAGAAGGACTGCAAGCACACAACCTGACAAGCCACCGACCTACGTTTTACAACGGCAGTAGCTGGGCGGACTTACTGACAGCAGCCGATATTCCGACTTCACTTTCGTATCTCGATGCAACCAGCTCGATACAAACCCAGTTGAACGCCAAGATCAGCAAAACGGACTTATCGGCTACAGCGCCCCTGGCGTACAATTCCAGCACGGGCGCTTTTTCGTTGCCCCAGGCCAGCCCCTCCCAGGCGGGTTATATAAGCGCGACTGACTACACGACCTTTGCCAACAAGGGCGATGTGTTTATGTCGGGCGATAACGTGTATACGGGCACCAACACGTACACACGCACAATGGAAGGCACCGACGAAACGGGTATTTTGATCAATCCCCAAATCAGCCTGCCGGATGCCGTAAACCCTATTGCGATCAAGGTAGACGCAAGCGCCTACGGCCCTGGCAATTTAGCCGATATTGGGTTGCTTGAATTAGAGGTTGATGGCGCTCGAAAGTTTCGGGTGAACGGTGCAGGAGTAGCAACGGGTTCAACTATTGCACTTACGGGCACTACCTCCGTAACCAGCACCTACAGCGTTGCCGCTACCGACCATCTGATTTTAGCCAATGCCTCGACCGCCACATTTACCGTGGTGCTGCCCAATGTCAGCTCAGTCATAGGCCAAACCTTTATCGTGAAGCGGCTTAACTCAGGCTCCAATGCCGTGACCATTGGGTCAGGTGGTGGAACCATTGAGGGCGGATCATCTTATACGCTGACAGCTCAGTATAAATATGTGGTCGTTGAGGCCACTAACGATGGGTATTTTATCATTGGCGGAAACTAGCAGATGGAACAGCAACAAAACAACCAGCAGCCATTAATTTTATTACCATCCTGGGTAATATACGCTATCGCTATCCTCAATTCAGGCTTTTTGCCGTTATCTGTATACAGTTGGAAGGAAGGCAGCTATGCAGGCGTTGTATTCCTGGTACTTCACGCGATGGCAACCACGGCCCTAATCCGCGCCAGATCAAAAGACCCTGTACCCCCTGCCTGATTTTTCACTTTCTCATAGTTAGGTAAAACAAAAAAGGCTACCCGGAATCCGGGTAGCCTTTTTACAACCACCGTAACTTACTTAACCTACTTGTTTGGCTTTCGCCAGTGCTTTATAATCGGTCTCAAACCGACGTTGACTTAAATACGTTTCGGGGTAAAGCTGCTCCATATGCGGACGGGTTTGGATGTAGTAGACATAACCCGGTATCGACTCCAGAACTTTGAGCTTGTCCGAATCGGGCAGCTTCGCCCATAGCTTTTCGGCCCTGGATTTGTGACCCACCTTATAGCCGTAACTCTCCCAGAAATGAGCAAAGCTTAAATCGGCATCGACTAGCTTTATTATCAGGGTTTTGCTGTCATTGACCAGCGCCCTAAACCCATACTCTTGAAAAGGAAAGCGACTATGGAGCCAATCCCGCTGGTCGTTGCTCAACCGAGCCTCACAACTGAAGGCTTGTAAAATCCCTTCGCTATCATAGGCAAAGGACAATTCCCCCTCGAAGCGGGTAGAGGTCAGTAGATACCGTCTCATGCCGCTTGCCCCTCCGAAGCATCGAACAAATTAAGCTGACTGGCAATCGCCCCCCCCTCCACTGATCGGTACCGCCCCCGCTGAAAAACGATCCGCTCGATGGTATCAGCCGCCAGGAAGTATTTTTGGGATAACAGCGCATAGATCACTTCATTACGCTTCCCTTCCACATCGTGCATACGAAAGAACTCCGCCCGAATCTTTGCGTTGCGCTGATCCCGTAGCGTATCATAAGACAATCCTGCCGAGGTCGATTTTTTCACGAAGGGAGTAGGTGGGTACACTGATTTTGAGCCGTTAACGCAAAATAAAGAACTTTTCATACAATTCTAAATCAAAAACTTCCGATGGATCGTCCCATGCAATTCCTGAAGGAAGTGCGATTCATAGGTACCCGGCTCAGTCATAGCCAGCGCCGTCATGGTCTGACTGGCCATTTCATCGCTTTGAGGTTTTTCGGTCAGGATGGAACAGTATACCGCCAGTGCCTGGGAGCGGGTTAGCGTAACCGGGTATTCGACATCGGTTCGACGCGTAGGAAACAGCCGAATATCTTCGACCCTGGCACTGGTCTTGGCGTACAATTCCTGAAGGGTTGAGCAAATCAGAAAGTCCTGTGGGTAGTACCGCAAATCCTCAATAGGCTGGCTGGTCAGCGTCTGAAACAAATGTGCATTCAGCGCCTGAAGCTGGGCAAGATTGAGTTTTAGTTTAAGCTTTGGTGTCATTATTTTCCAGCCAGTTTATTACGTGCCTCGATAGATAACCGTTCGTTCTTTATAACATCCTCCCAGAACTGCCAGGCTCTGGCCCGGCCTAGCCAGTAAAAAAACAGGCACAACAGAAACATCGAAAAGCCGATAAGCATATAGAATCCGATCATGATTACGTGTTGTTTAAGAGGTCTTTAAGGAATTTTTGCGTACCTGAATCCCGCCATTTTTCGACGGCGGTAACCGCGTTTCGTAGCTGCTCATAACTGAGCT
This window of the Spirosoma aerolatum genome carries:
- a CDS encoding beta strand repeat-containing protein; the encoded protein is MVTLAKRLTLFLFLLLPFLASGQRKLDSSLVDLSGIRALINTKALSVSTALSTRLDNLSALVGTNSTEIASLSSTADTHTGQISSLSGTVSTQATQIGSLNTSVTGLSSATGALSNSLATTNDNVASLSGTVSTQATQIGSLNTSVTGLASATATLTSNLATTNTNLASLSGTVGTHTAQISSLSTVTAGKLSASSNLSDVANAATARSNLGAAASTHTHPLSDLSQSGATTGQGVFWNGTGWAPGTISSGSSSYTALTDRPTLGTMASQNLTGVASLTGASATYTGSLTVAGTGSFSTISAVTGALTSSMTIGGNLVVGSVGSAAVSTTTPIQINLGSTVSSVAGSSPKFVIYETSAAGKYGISVSQSGNQEYIIPSGQNYNHNFYTNGALVASLGSSGINISASSPKLQLSGTNWLYGPTAGSTFVGAGGNTTLTGTNNTGLGNGAGVALTTGSGNLFLGYQAGASTTTGSNNIYLGNVNPSYQESNILRIPSSASVVIGSSASAVAGYTLQITGNSYFTGNLSVSGSLAPNVLNVWDQIRWLSGSGMKFQNNGGSEVARFTSANNFLMGTTTDVASSIATFNSTTQGILIPRMTTTQRNAIASPAEGLQAHNLTSHRPTFYNGSSWADLLTAADIPTSLSYLDATSSIQTQLNAKISKTDLSATAPLAYNSSTGAFSLPQASPSQAGYISATDYTTFANKGDVFMSGDNVYTGTNTYTRTMEGTDETGILINPQISLPDAVNPIAIKVDASAYGPGNLADIGLLELEVDGARKFRVNGAGVATGSTIALTGTTSVTSTYSVAATDHLILANASTATFTVVLPNVSSVIGQTFIVKRLNSGSNAVTIGSGGGTIEGGSSYTLTAQYKYVVVEATNDGYFIIGGN
- a CDS encoding phage virion morphogenesis protein — its product is MRPEELKAKAQQVHQLMTHDVYIIAGVEAVRQTHQAFEEEGFTDKTFVPWPDISQKRKDQKRKANGDLAKILHDTGNLEDSIDYEAQPALHQVVIGTDVPYAARHNEGLSGMPEREFLGESEQMHERIVRKLDREFDRIFGH